A DNA window from Grus americana isolate bGruAme1 chromosome 27, bGruAme1.mat, whole genome shotgun sequence contains the following coding sequences:
- the LOC129196896 gene encoding olfactory receptor 14A16-like, translating into LHYGTLLGSRACVHMAAAAWGTGFLYAVLHTANTFSIPLCQGNALDQFFCEIPQILKLSCSDTYLREVGLLILSWFLIFGCFVLIVLSYVEIFRAVLRIPSEQGRHKAFSMCLPHLAVISLFVSTGIFAHLKPPSISSPSLDLVVAVLYSVVPPSIQNIF; encoded by the exons ctgcactatgggaccctcctgggcagcagagcttgtgtccacatggcagctgctgcctggggcactgggtttctctatgctgtgctgcacacggccaatacattttctataccactctgccagggcaatgccctggaccagttcttctgtgaaatcccccagatcctcaagctctcctgctcagacacctacctcagggaagttgggcttcttatattaagttggtttttaatatttggttgttttgttttaattgtgctgtcctatgtggagatcttcagggccgtgctgaggatcccctctgagcagggacggcacaaagccttttccatgtgcctccctcaccttgCTGTCAtctccctgtttgtcagcacTGGCATATTTGCTCACCtaaagcccccctccatctcctccccatccctggacctggtggtggcagttctgtactcagtggtgcctcca agtatCCAGAACATATTTTAG